From a region of the Acanthochromis polyacanthus isolate Apoly-LR-REF ecotype Palm Island chromosome 3, KAUST_Apoly_ChrSc, whole genome shotgun sequence genome:
- the tmem134 gene encoding transmembrane protein 134 — MATQFTIDDAFALEGDEEGAVSDGEREGWKDREGGGEMTFGPLTFSKPQSHPCPAATSSPEHSNLKYQNLENEDALGSSGNSSFNNFFKISDPATLSYCSSQWSFSTLSSVTQLSAHCCGWMSHPLVKKNRRVVLASFLLLITGVALIFTGVVIQLNPNAGVSSAIFFVPGFLLFIPGVYHVIYISCAVRGRRGFKLFYLPYFEK; from the exons ATGGCAACGCAGTTTACAATAGACGATGCCTTTGCACTGGAGGGAGATGAGGAGGGAGCTGTGTCcgatggagagagggagggatggaaggacagagaaggaggaggagagatgaCATTTGGTCCTCTGACTTTCTCTAAACCTCAGAGTCATCCTTGTCCAGCCGCCACCAGCTCCCCTGAACACAGTAACCTAAAATATCAG aaTCTGGAAAATGAAGACGCCCTGGGGAGCAGCGGCAATTCCTCTTTCAACAACTTCTTCAAAATAAG TGACCCTGCGACTCTGTCTTACTGCAGCTCCCAGTGGTCCTTCAGCACCTTGAGTTCTGTCACGCAGCTTTCTGCACACTGCTGCGG GTGGATGTCTCATCCGCTggtgaagaaaaacagaagagttGTTCTTGCTTCATTCCTTCTCCTCATCACTGGAGTTG ctCTTATTTTCACAGGTGTTGTCATACAGCTGAACCCAAATGCAG GTGTTTCAAGTGCCATTTTCTTTGTCCCTGGATTTCTTCTCTTCATCCCTGGAG TGTACCATGTGATATACATCAGCTGTGCTGTCCGAGGTCGAAGAGGCTTCAAATTGTTCTACCTaccttattttgaaaaatga